A region of Silurus meridionalis isolate SWU-2019-XX chromosome 15, ASM1480568v1, whole genome shotgun sequence DNA encodes the following proteins:
- the fut7 gene encoding alpha-(1,3)-fucosyltransferase 7, whose product MVLKPGLHKKLMLLVLGVCCAFVMLERMTDFQRLGREKKPNITILLWYWPFGVPYSLSNDTCQKKHGISGCRLVDNPTQYSTADVVVFHHYELKTGIQKLPLHLPRPEYQRWLWMSLEAPQSNGDLSRYAGIFNLTLSYHPGADVTVPYGKIQKKDGNAESEVFVIPKNKTHLVCWVVSNYNNHHTRTSVYQELLKLIPVQVYGRAVKKPLSQDVLLPTISRCYFYLAFENSVYPHYITEKLWRNAFAAGTVPVVLGPPRSDYEAVAPPHSFIHVNDFDSIATLAKFLRDIAGDENRYRSYFSWRKTYSVKLYDDWRDRLCNICRVYGQLPSHKIYHTLEA is encoded by the coding sequence ATGGTGCTAAAGCCGGGGTTACACAAAAAGCTTATGCTTCTAGTCCTTGGTGTTTGCTGCGCCTTTGTGATGTTGGAGAGGATGACTGATTTTCAGCGTCTGGGCAGGGAAAAGAAGCCCAACATTACCATTCTTCTGTGGTACTGGCCTTTTGGCGTTCCATACAGCCTGAGTAATGACACATGTCAAAAGAAACATGGCATCTCCGGGTGTCGGCTGGTGGACAACCCCACACAGTATTCCACCGCTGATGTTGTTGTCTTCCATCACTATGAGCTAAAAACTGGCATCCAGAAGCTTCCGCTTCATCTCCCTCGACCAGAATATCAGAGATGGCTTTGGATGTCTCTAGAAGCACCACAAAGCAATGGGGATTTAAGTCGGTACGCTGGGATCTTCAACTTGACCCTGTCATATCATCCTGGTGCAGATGTTACAGTACCGTATGGGAAGATTCAAAAGAAAGACGGCAACGCGGAGAGCGAGGTGTTTGTCATACCAAAGAATAAGACCCACCTGGTTTGTTGGGTGGTCAGTAACTACAACAATCATCACACAAGAACTAGCGTGTATCAAGAACTTCTTAAGCTCATCCCTGTGCAGGTGTACGGACGTGCTGTAAAAAAGCCCCTGAGCCAGGATGTTTTGCTGCCCACGATTTCCCGTTGCTATTTCTACCTCGCTTTTGAGAACTCTGTGTATCCGCACTATATTACAGAGAAACTATGGCGCAACGCGTTCGCGGCTGGCACCGTGCCTGTAGTACTAGGTCCACCACGAAGTGACTACGAGGCCGTCGCGCCACCACACTCATTCATCCACGTCAACGACTTTGACTCCATAGCCACCCTGGCCAAATTCCTAAGAGACATAGCCGGAGATGAAAACCGCTACAGGTCTTACTTCTCCTGGCGCAAAACCTACTCTGTCAAACTATACGACGATTGGAGAGACAGGCTTTGTAACATTTGCCGGGTTTATGGCCAACTTCCGTCTCATAAAATATACCACACATTAGAAGCATGA
- the clic3 gene encoding chloride intracellular channel protein 3, with protein sequence MAEAPKVELFIKASDDGEGVGNCPFCHRLFMILWLKGVNFTLTTVDMKRAPEVLKDLAPGSQPPFLLYNGEVRTDTNKIEEFLEETLAPPQFPKLCCRYKESNSAGDDIFHKFSAYIKNPNPGLNDMLEKKFLKSLMKLDQYLLTPLPYELDKNPNLTQSSRTYLDGDSLTLADCNLLPKLHIVKVVCRKYRDFGIPAALTGLSKYLEKAYQREEFRCTCPNDAEILLAYHSVAKYLNK encoded by the exons ATGGCAGAGGCACCCAAGGTTGAGCTATTTATCAAG GCAAGTGACGATGGTGAAGGAGTTGGCAATTGTCCATTCTGTCACAGGCTCTTCATGATTCTTTGGCTTAAGGGGGTTAATTTCACCCTCACCACAGTGGACATGAAAAG agCCCCAGAGGTTCTCAAAGACCTTGCTCCAGGCTCTCAACCCCCATTCCTCCTTTATAATGGAGAAGTACGCACTGACACTAACAAGATTGAAGAGTTTCTGGAAGAGACCTTGGCACCCCCACA ATTTCCCAAACTGTGCTGTCGCTATAAGGAGTCGAACAGTGCTGGTGATGATATTTTCCACAAGTTCTCTGCTTACATCAAAAACCCCAACCCTGGACTTAATGACA TGCTGGAAAAGAAATTTCTGAAGAGTCTGATGAAACTGGATCAGTACCTGCTCACCCCTCTTCCATACGAGTTGGATAAGAACCCGAATTTAACTCAGTCTTCTCGAACCTACCTGGATGGAGACTCACTCACTCTTGCTGATTGCAACCTTCTACCCAAGCTACATATCGTCAAG GTTGTGTGTCGGAAATATCGTGATTTTGGGATCCCTGCAGCCCTCACTGGCCTAAGTAAGTACTTAGAGAAAGCCTACCAGCGGGAAGAGTTTCGCTGCACGTGCCCCAATGACGCAGAGATCCTGCTTGCCTACCACTCAGTGGCCAAATATCTCAACAAGTAG